GCAACGCCACTACCAGACCTCCTACCGCGAGCTTTACAAACGCGTACAGGACGGCATGATCGGAGATATCCTTTCCATGCAGGTTTGGTGGAACCAGGGCGCGCTCTGGGTAAAACCGCGTAAACCCGAATATACGGAGATGGAATACCAGATGCGTAACTGGTATTATTTCAACTGGCTCTGCGGCGACCATATCGTGGAACAGCATATCCATAATATCGATGTTGGCAACTGGTTCATGGGCGAAACGCCGGTGACCGCGGTAGGTATGGGCGGCCGCGCCATCCGTACCGGCAAGGAATACGGCGAGATCTACGACCATCACTACGTGGAATACCGCTACAAGAACGGCGTGGTGATGAACAGCCAGTGCCGCCACTGGAAAGATTCCGTTAGCCGGGTGGATGAAGAGCTCGTGGGCACCAAAGGCCGCGTGATCTGCGACAGGGGCGTGATCCTCGATCATAAAGGCAAACCGCTCTACCAGTTCGACCGCAAGAATCACAACCAGCCCTATCAGCAGGAACATGACGAACTGTTCGCTGCCATTGCCAAAGGCGAATACAAATTTGCCGATACGCAGCAGGGTGCCGAGGCTACCCTGTCCGCCATCATTGGCCGTCTGGCGACCTATTCCGGGCAGTCCATTGCATGGGACAAAGCGCTGGCCTCCGGCCTGAGCATTCAGCCGGAACGTTATGCATTCGATGCGCCGCCGCCGGTTATGCCGGATGCCGAAGGCAATTATGCCTACGCCAAGCCGGGCGTTACAAAGTATTTCAGCTGATGATCCATATTATTTAAAGGGAATACCCGCATAATGGAGGGGACGTATCAAAAGGCTGATACGTCCCCTTTTTGTGCCGGCACTTTTTCCATAAATGTTTTATCTTGATAAGCATGAGATCATTTCTGTTCAGCATCATCGCTTTCCTGATCACAACGGCGGCCCTGGCCCAGCCGAAGAACATCCGCAAATGGGCCGATGAAGAGCTCCTTCGTAAAAAAGATATCCGGAATGCCCATACCGGTATCTGTATCATGGATGCCGCCACAGGAAAATACTGGCTGCAGTACCAGGATGACAAATTTTTCACGCCGGCCTCGAATACCAAGATCTTTACCCTTTTTACCGGGCTTGAGCTGCTGGGGGATTCCCTGCCGGCCATGCGTTATGCGGAAGATGATACGGCCATCTACATACAGGGGACCGGAGACCCTTCCTTCCTGCATCCCGATTTCAGCTACCAGCCGGTCATGGAAAAGTTAACGCAAACGGATAAACGTATCTGGCTGGCTCCGGCACTTATCCGGAACAAACGTTTCGGTCCCGGTTGGGCCTGGAGTGATTATGCGGACTACTACCAGCCGGAGTTGAATGCATGGCCGATGTACGGGAACGTGGCCAGGATCAATATCACCGGCAGCGCTTATACGGTTTCGCCCGCTTATTTCGCCAGGGACCTGCAGCTGGTCCGGGAAAAAGCGCCGGAAGAGGTATTGGCAGACCGGGATGAGCGCAGCAACCGCTTCATCCTGCACTATCGTACGGATGACAGAGCGAGCCATGATTTTGAAGTGCCTTTCATCACCGGGGGCAATGAACAGCTGGTACAGCGCCTGCAGGACACACTACGCAGGGAAGTGGGTTTGCTGAACACCCCCATCCGCGGGCCCCTGCTCAAAAGCATACCGGTGGATACCCTGTTCCAGCCGATGATGCACCGCAGCGATAATTTTTTCGCGGAACAGATACTGATGATGTGCTCCGCCATGCTGGGAGACAGCATCGATTCCAGGAAAACGATCCGGTATATGCTGGACAGCACATTGAAAGACCTCCCGCATCCGCCGCGCTGGGCGGACGGTTCGGGGCTTTCCCGTTATAACCTCATTACGCCGCGGGATTTCGTGTATGTGCTGAACAAAATGTATAAAAAATACCCGAAGGAGAGGCTGTTGCCGCTCTTCCCGAGCGGCGGCAAAGGCACGCTGCGCACCTATTATCAGCAGTTGCCGGGCCGGCTGTATGCGAAAACCGGCACCCTCAGCGGCTGCGTGGCCCTCAGCGGGTACATTGTCACCAGGTCGGGGAAAACACTGGTGTTCAGCGTACTGGTCAATAATCATGATACAACGTCAACGGTTGTACGAAGAGCGGTGGAGCGCTTTCTGCTGAAAGTAGCGAACGGGTAGGGAAGCAGCGTTTCGGTGAGCCGGTCTGCCCGGGAGATCACGGCAGAAAACGCAAAAGAAAAGGAGTTGTTTTAAAAGTAACGCTTACGGGTGTCCGTATTACTTTTAAAACAACTCCTTTCCGGATGACTGTTGCCGCGATTACTTCACCAGCTTCAGTTCATTAATAATATGTTTGGCGCCGCCAAGTTTATCAATACACCACAGCACATAACGCACATCAACGCAGATGGTGCGGTTGTAGTTCTTATCGAACTGTATCTTGTGGCTTAACGCTTCATAGTTGCCGTCGAATGCCAGCCCGATCAGTTCTCCGTTCCCGTTGATCACGGGAGAGCCGGAGTTGCCGCCGGTAATATCGTTGGTGGTAATAAACCCTACTACCAGGTCTTTACGTTTCGCATCGATATATTGCCCGAAATCTTTCTTTGCTACGAGGTCCGCAAACCCCGGAGGCAGATCGAACTCATAGTCGCCCGGCACGTATTTTTCCATTACACCGGATGCGGTGGTAACGTAGTCATACGCCACGGCATCACGCGGGGAGTAGGGTTTCACCTGGCCATAGGAAAGGCGCATGGTGAAGTTTGCGTCCGGGTAGCGGGATGCATTGGGCTGCTGTTGCATCACACCCTTCAGGTACAGACGGCCCAGTTCATTATTTTGCGCAGTGAACTGCTGGTGCAGCGGGAGGTATTTGCCTACATAGTTCTTCACAAAGGCGGAAGCATAGGCGTAGGCAGGGTCTTCCTGCAGCACTACGGCATCAGGGTTGGCCGTGAAGGCCTTCCATTTTGCATCGTTGAAGATCATGGTATTGGCGAACACGGATGCGGCCCAGGTCTGGTAGGTTTTGGCATCATCGAGGCTGCCGTAGGATTTGAGCCCTTCATAGAACCCGATGGGATGCTGGTCTTTCGGGATGTCCATATAATAACGCTGGGCCATGGCCGCCATTATCTTCTGGTCACTGGGCTTGTTCTCATCTTTCAGAAAGTTGGCGCGGGCGGCGTCAGCTGCGGCTACGGCAGCTTTTACATCACCTTTTCTGAGGATGGCGTTTTCTACTGCAGCCAGGTTGGAAGCGTAGGCGGCAAGCGCGGAGCCGAAAATGCCTTCATTCAGGTACACGCGCACTTTGGCATAAGGCTCCCAGGCTTTGTAGATCTTCTCATAATCCGGGAAAATGTGCTCAAATTCAGGTTTGCCTTTTGCCCACTGACGGAAAGCGGCTTCCTGCTTTTGTTTATCCTCGTACACATGATATTTGATGAGCTGTTTGCTTTCACCATCGAAGAACTTCCAGTAGTTGGCGATACCGGCGTAGGAGGAGGCAAGCTGCAGTTTTACGGCCGGATCTTTTTTCATTTCCTCGAACATGTATTTGAGGCGGATGTCGCGGAGATTGACGGTGGAGGGATTCTCCACATCGATCTTCAGTTTTACGCCATATGATGTTTCGTAACGGTTGGTACCGCCGGGATATCCGAAGATCATGGCATAGTCATTCTCTTTCACGCCCTTGATAGACACCGGCAGGAAATACTTCGGTTTCATCGGAACATTGTCCGCTGCATATGGTGCGGGTTTGCCATCCTTGCCGGTATACACGCGGAACACGGAAAAGTCTCCGGTATGGCGCGGCCATTCCCAGTTGTCCGTATCGCCGCCGAATTTGCCCACGCTTTCCGGCGGTGTGCCAACGAGGCGGATATCGGTATATCGTTCATATACAAAAAGCAGATACTGATTCCCTTTGAACATCGGGTTCACGCGGGCCTCGTAGCCCGTGCCTTCCGTGGCCGCGGTGATGATGCCGGATGTAACAGCCTGCAGCCGTTGTGTGCGTTCTGCATCAGGAGCGCCGGCAAGCGCCGAGTCCACTTTCGCTGTTACGTCTTCCACCCTTACCAGGAATTGTACGGAAAGTCCTTTGGATGGGATCTCCTCCTGTTTGTTCTTTGCATAAAAACCGTCGCGGAGATAATTCTTCTCCATGGTGCTCGCATTCGCAATAGCGCCGTAGCCGCAGTGATGATTGGTAAAGATGAGGCCCTGGTTGCTGACGATCTCACCGGTACAGCCACCGCCGAAAATGATGATGGCATCTTTCATGGAAGATTTGTTGATGCTGTACAGCTGTTCCTTTGAAAGCTTCAGCCCTTTCTTCACCATGTCGGCATATACTTGCTGTCCTAACAGGTAAGGCAGCCACATGCCTTCATCAGCCCTTACCAGCTTTACGGAAAGCAGGAGCAGCAGGAGGAATAGATTTTTCTTCATATTGCAGGTTTTGTAAAAAGAGGCCCAAACCTACCGAATTTTCACAATATTCAACAATAAGGCTTGATTCTTGTTAAGATTCCTTGTGGCATGGACCGCTACATGAATCTCCTTGCTTTGCCCGGCCCCGGGTGGCCGCTTAAATAAAAAACAAAACAGAGATGAAACAACTATTATGCTGTTGCGCATTTGGCCTTACCGGCCTGTTATTTGCCTGCCAGGGGACCAATAAGCCCACAGGCCAGGATACCACCACCGTGGCCGGAGTATCTTCCGCCACCACGGACTGGCAGCTGGAAGGTACCCGCTGGAAGCTGAAGGAATTTCCCGGCAGCGCTACCCCATTACCCGCGATGGAAAAAGAAGTTTTCATGGTCTTCCAGGACTCCTCCGCACAGGTGATGGGTTTTCTGGGGTGTAACGGATTTGGCGGGAGTTATGTGGCCGATGCCTCCGGGGGGCTGGCTATCACCAATGTTATGTCCACCCAGATGGCCTGCCCAGCCCTTG
This genomic stretch from Chitinophaga sp. XS-30 harbors:
- a CDS encoding Gfo/Idh/MocA family oxidoreductase, which gives rise to MENEKAQTFHGQSRRDFVKKTGVLAGGLIAAPYLSSQANYFSGAPDVIKVALIGCGGRGTGAAVQALSTKQNVRLVAMADAFRDRLDGSYNNIKEAIKATPERLQVPDENKYTGFDGYKEAIAKADVVILTTPPGFRPIHFEEAVRQGKHVFMEKPVATDPAGIAKVLATAEIAKQKKLNVIVGLQRHYQTSYRELYKRVQDGMIGDILSMQVWWNQGALWVKPRKPEYTEMEYQMRNWYYFNWLCGDHIVEQHIHNIDVGNWFMGETPVTAVGMGGRAIRTGKEYGEIYDHHYVEYRYKNGVVMNSQCRHWKDSVSRVDEELVGTKGRVICDRGVILDHKGKPLYQFDRKNHNQPYQQEHDELFAAIAKGEYKFADTQQGAEATLSAIIGRLATYSGQSIAWDKALASGLSIQPERYAFDAPPPVMPDAEGNYAYAKPGVTKYFS
- a CDS encoding META domain-containing protein codes for the protein MKQLLCCCAFGLTGLLFACQGTNKPTGQDTTTVAGVSSATTDWQLEGTRWKLKEFPGSATPLPAMEKEVFMVFQDSSAQVMGFLGCNGFGGSYVADASGGLAITNVMSTQMACPALDVENAFSRAMEMANRFTIEKDLLSLQKGDSVMVTFEAGPLQE
- a CDS encoding S46 family peptidase, whose protein sequence is MKKNLFLLLLLLSVKLVRADEGMWLPYLLGQQVYADMVKKGLKLSKEQLYSINKSSMKDAIIIFGGGCTGEIVSNQGLIFTNHHCGYGAIANASTMEKNYLRDGFYAKNKQEEIPSKGLSVQFLVRVEDVTAKVDSALAGAPDAERTQRLQAVTSGIITAATEGTGYEARVNPMFKGNQYLLFVYERYTDIRLVGTPPESVGKFGGDTDNWEWPRHTGDFSVFRVYTGKDGKPAPYAADNVPMKPKYFLPVSIKGVKENDYAMIFGYPGGTNRYETSYGVKLKIDVENPSTVNLRDIRLKYMFEEMKKDPAVKLQLASSYAGIANYWKFFDGESKQLIKYHVYEDKQKQEAAFRQWAKGKPEFEHIFPDYEKIYKAWEPYAKVRVYLNEGIFGSALAAYASNLAAVENAILRKGDVKAAVAAADAARANFLKDENKPSDQKIMAAMAQRYYMDIPKDQHPIGFYEGLKSYGSLDDAKTYQTWAASVFANTMIFNDAKWKAFTANPDAVVLQEDPAYAYASAFVKNYVGKYLPLHQQFTAQNNELGRLYLKGVMQQQPNASRYPDANFTMRLSYGQVKPYSPRDAVAYDYVTTASGVMEKYVPGDYEFDLPPGFADLVAKKDFGQYIDAKRKDLVVGFITTNDITGGNSGSPVINGNGELIGLAFDGNYEALSHKIQFDKNYNRTICVDVRYVLWCIDKLGGAKHIINELKLVK
- a CDS encoding D-alanyl-D-alanine carboxypeptidase/D-alanyl-D-alanine-endopeptidase is translated as MRSFLFSIIAFLITTAALAQPKNIRKWADEELLRKKDIRNAHTGICIMDAATGKYWLQYQDDKFFTPASNTKIFTLFTGLELLGDSLPAMRYAEDDTAIYIQGTGDPSFLHPDFSYQPVMEKLTQTDKRIWLAPALIRNKRFGPGWAWSDYADYYQPELNAWPMYGNVARINITGSAYTVSPAYFARDLQLVREKAPEEVLADRDERSNRFILHYRTDDRASHDFEVPFITGGNEQLVQRLQDTLRREVGLLNTPIRGPLLKSIPVDTLFQPMMHRSDNFFAEQILMMCSAMLGDSIDSRKTIRYMLDSTLKDLPHPPRWADGSGLSRYNLITPRDFVYVLNKMYKKYPKERLLPLFPSGGKGTLRTYYQQLPGRLYAKTGTLSGCVALSGYIVTRSGKTLVFSVLVNNHDTTSTVVRRAVERFLLKVANG